A stretch of the Leptospira kirschneri serovar Cynopteri str. 3522 CT genome encodes the following:
- a CDS encoding DUF1835 domain-containing protein, with amino-acid sequence MKKTEYSEIQISFSETTTYDLKRLNQKVTTFCWDDLSIGPIYQINTEVGQQKRQQWLFKNISSDYYKEEDYFSDFTQCLKEIDSIPKDLPMTIWKGDCAGDHLGFCFILSLLEGQNQIRVIHASKVYKELFHKEYEVFRTGQLSLEEISKIYEKSKEIPFLTDLEKTDLKKEWETFLNSTNLLRIRKGDRVVSAEENHLDSFIIECAKKLDAQNSFCDAIRLIGTALGNYEQLIQDRFWEYRLRVLITQGIFKMEGSLESYFTYKVKLVIG; translated from the coding sequence ATGAAAAAAACAGAATATTCAGAAATTCAAATTTCTTTTTCCGAAACAACTACCTACGATTTAAAACGACTCAATCAGAAAGTAACCACATTTTGTTGGGATGATCTTTCCATAGGTCCTATTTATCAAATCAATACGGAAGTTGGGCAACAAAAGAGACAACAATGGCTTTTTAAAAATATAAGTTCCGATTATTATAAGGAAGAAGATTATTTTTCAGACTTTACGCAATGTTTGAAAGAAATCGATTCTATTCCTAAAGATTTACCAATGACTATATGGAAAGGAGATTGTGCAGGGGATCATCTTGGATTTTGTTTTATACTTTCATTATTAGAAGGACAAAACCAAATCCGCGTCATTCACGCTTCGAAAGTTTACAAAGAATTGTTCCATAAAGAATACGAAGTTTTCAGAACGGGACAATTATCACTTGAAGAAATTTCAAAAATTTACGAAAAGTCAAAAGAAATTCCATTTTTAACGGATCTTGAAAAAACAGATTTAAAAAAAGAATGGGAAACGTTTTTAAACAGTACAAATTTACTTCGAATTCGGAAAGGAGATCGAGTCGTTTCAGCCGAAGAAAATCATTTGGATTCATTTATAATCGAATGTGCAAAAAAATTAGATGCTCAAAACTCTTTTTGTGATGCGATTCGATTGATTGGAACAGCCCTAGGTAATTACGAACAACTGATACAAGACAGATTTTGGGAATATCGCCTGCGAGTCCTAATAACACAAGGTATATTTAAAATGGAAGGTTCGTTAGAGTCTTATTTTACATACAAGGTTAAACTAGTTATAGGATAA
- a CDS encoding OmpA family protein produces the protein MRILQTLLTLILSLLLFSGLQSEDKNSSSKKLSDSASWIPKENFTQLASQREKLKNVSHNETFKLEIGYKLLTGKILQFGKLLNSENAYVPIESNEITSELSLLNDKTVRILCSMKGSTCNPIRYGIYPFLDSKEIKPWTIKKIPDYVNHNIFAFNPTVSPDGKYLFWTAYVKRGKSGTQKIWYSKLDEKGLWEDGKEMSAPLNNEMPSAVISALPGGNELFVFGTFGEKELLDELSKNFETKVDLAARSSKNSNEYRKKIEELRAEYDEKTKQISSRVPLYKSFREKDSWSKPSILKFPDFYNLYRKRNDSSQEIFGGSTLSSSGRILIYSSQHKDSKGRLDLYVSKMLNDGSFPLGTNLGEVINTTHEEMAPFLASDDRTLYFSSDGHKGLSIYMTKRIGEGWDQWTKPVEVSENLKGVNFFSIPANSDWAYISKDGRLFMAYLPKEMRPEKVVVVNGKVLDTDGNPLSADIHYESLKSHEKIGSAKSDPSNGNFSIILPFGENYGFYAQKKGYLPVSQNLNLTSKKKFSEKVEVILQLPPIRDRGSIQINNLFFESKSFQIAPESAPELDRLAEIVKENPDIEIQIEGHTDNVGKKKDNLILSEKRAAAVAEYLFQKHSISKARIQTKGFGDSVPLSKNDSEEARKKNRRVNFTILKKSK, from the coding sequence ATGCGTATCTTACAAACTCTGCTGACCTTGATCTTAAGCCTTTTGCTTTTCTCCGGTCTTCAGTCTGAGGATAAAAATTCTTCCTCAAAAAAACTAAGTGACTCCGCTTCTTGGATTCCTAAAGAGAATTTTACTCAACTCGCATCACAAAGAGAAAAATTAAAAAACGTTTCTCATAACGAAACATTCAAACTAGAGATTGGCTATAAATTATTAACTGGAAAAATTCTTCAGTTCGGAAAATTACTCAATTCTGAAAACGCATACGTCCCCATCGAGTCCAACGAAATCACTTCCGAACTTTCTCTACTTAACGACAAGACCGTAAGAATTTTATGCAGTATGAAAGGTTCGACCTGCAACCCTATACGTTATGGAATTTATCCCTTTTTGGATTCTAAAGAAATCAAACCTTGGACGATCAAAAAAATTCCTGATTACGTAAATCATAATATTTTTGCATTCAATCCCACAGTTTCTCCGGACGGTAAATATCTTTTTTGGACCGCTTATGTCAAACGAGGTAAATCCGGAACTCAAAAGATTTGGTATTCTAAACTAGACGAAAAGGGTCTTTGGGAAGATGGCAAGGAGATGAGCGCTCCTTTAAATAATGAAATGCCTTCCGCTGTTATCTCTGCACTCCCTGGCGGTAACGAACTTTTCGTCTTTGGGACGTTTGGCGAAAAAGAACTTTTAGACGAACTCAGTAAAAATTTCGAAACGAAGGTTGACTTGGCCGCTCGTTCTTCTAAAAATTCAAACGAATATAGAAAAAAAATAGAAGAACTGAGAGCGGAATATGACGAAAAAACGAAACAAATTTCAAGCAGGGTTCCTCTTTATAAAAGTTTTAGAGAAAAAGATTCCTGGTCTAAACCGAGTATATTAAAATTTCCTGATTTTTATAATCTTTATAGAAAAAGAAACGATTCAAGCCAAGAAATTTTCGGTGGATCCACTCTTTCTTCTTCCGGGAGAATTTTAATCTATTCTTCTCAACACAAGGACTCTAAAGGAAGATTGGATCTTTATGTCAGCAAAATGTTAAACGACGGATCTTTTCCTTTAGGAACAAACTTAGGAGAAGTGATCAACACAACTCATGAAGAGATGGCTCCTTTTTTAGCAAGCGATGATAGAACCCTTTATTTTTCCAGCGACGGTCATAAGGGACTTTCTATTTATATGACAAAAAGAATCGGAGAAGGTTGGGATCAGTGGACCAAACCTGTGGAAGTCTCCGAAAATCTAAAAGGTGTGAATTTCTTTTCCATTCCCGCAAATAGCGACTGGGCTTATATCAGCAAAGACGGCCGATTGTTTATGGCTTATCTTCCTAAAGAAATGCGTCCCGAAAAGGTTGTGGTTGTAAACGGTAAGGTTTTAGATACGGATGGTAATCCTCTTTCCGCTGACATACATTATGAATCTTTAAAGTCTCACGAGAAGATCGGTAGTGCCAAAAGCGATCCGTCTAACGGTAATTTTTCGATCATTCTCCCCTTCGGTGAAAATTACGGTTTTTACGCCCAAAAAAAAGGTTATCTGCCAGTATCACAAAATTTGAATCTAACCTCTAAAAAGAAATTCTCCGAAAAAGTGGAAGTAATTTTACAACTTCCTCCGATCCGGGATAGAGGTTCCATTCAAATCAATAATTTATTTTTTGAATCCAAGAGTTTTCAGATCGCCCCGGAATCCGCTCCAGAACTGGATCGTCTCGCGGAAATCGTAAAGGAAAATCCAGATATTGAAATTCAGATAGAAGGTCATACTGACAACGTTGGTAAAAAAAAGGATAATCTAATTCTTTCCGAAAAAAGAGCGGCGGCGGTCGCAGAATATCTTTTTCAAAAACATTCTATTTCTAAGGCAAGAATCCAAACCAAAGGTTTTGGGGACAGCGTTCCTTTGAGTAAAAATGATTCCGAAGAAGCACGTAAAAAAAATAGAAGGGTCAATTTTACCATTCTGAAGAAAAGTAAGTAA
- a CDS encoding ABC-F family ATPase, which produces MISTSGLTLNFGKKILFENVTVKFKENCRYGLIGANGSGKSTFMKILAGMEQAASGSISIDAGLKLGYLKQDHYEYENETVLNTVIMGDKELWEVSQERDAIYSKPEMSDEDGIRVSELEEKYGELGGYEAESTAGELLEGLGIPTSSHTQTLAYLTGGFKLRVLLAQVLFQKPDILLLDEPTNHLDIKTIHWLEEFLTNYRGVVIVISHDRHFINSIATHIADLDYQSLTVYPGNYDDFMEASTMARERLLDENKRKKEKIAELQDFVNRFSANASKSKQATSRQKQIEKIKLDDVKPSSRVSPYIRFKMKKTLGKDVILAENISKSYDRPIFKDFTINITKGEKIAIIGTNGVGKTTLLKTLMKQIEPDTGKVAMGDSVTSSIFPQDHREGILEDADTLVDWLYRYADPGTEMEEIRAILGRMLFSGDMAKKPTNVLSGGEKSRLIIGRMIISGDNLLALDEPTNHLDLETIEALNYALSIFEGTVIFVSHDREFVSSLATRVIEVSTEGIRDFKGTYEDFLEREGAEFYKRLSGGPVLAET; this is translated from the coding sequence ATGATCAGCACTTCCGGATTGACTCTAAACTTTGGTAAAAAGATACTTTTTGAGAATGTTACCGTAAAGTTTAAGGAAAATTGCAGATACGGATTGATCGGAGCAAACGGTTCTGGTAAATCCACGTTTATGAAAATTCTCGCTGGAATGGAACAAGCGGCGAGCGGTTCTATTTCTATAGACGCGGGTTTAAAACTAGGATACTTAAAACAAGATCACTACGAGTATGAAAACGAAACCGTTTTGAATACGGTCATCATGGGAGACAAAGAACTTTGGGAAGTTTCTCAAGAAAGAGATGCGATCTATTCTAAACCTGAGATGTCCGATGAAGATGGAATCAGAGTTTCCGAGTTAGAAGAAAAATACGGAGAACTAGGCGGATACGAAGCGGAAAGTACCGCAGGGGAATTGTTAGAAGGATTAGGAATTCCTACATCAAGTCATACTCAAACTCTCGCATATTTAACGGGAGGATTTAAACTCAGGGTTCTTTTGGCTCAGGTATTATTTCAAAAACCGGATATACTTCTTTTGGACGAACCTACCAACCACTTGGATATTAAGACCATTCATTGGTTAGAGGAGTTTTTAACCAACTATCGCGGAGTAGTGATCGTAATTTCTCACGACCGTCACTTTATCAATTCGATAGCGACTCATATTGCGGATTTAGATTATCAATCATTGACAGTTTATCCGGGCAACTACGATGACTTTATGGAAGCTTCCACGATGGCCCGCGAACGTTTGTTAGACGAAAACAAACGTAAGAAAGAAAAGATCGCCGAACTACAAGATTTCGTAAATCGATTTAGTGCAAACGCGAGTAAGTCTAAACAAGCTACTTCCAGACAAAAACAGATAGAAAAAATCAAGTTAGACGACGTTAAACCCTCTTCCAGGGTTTCACCTTATATTCGTTTTAAGATGAAAAAGACACTCGGAAAGGACGTGATCCTAGCAGAAAATATTTCCAAGTCTTATGATAGACCCATTTTCAAGGATTTTACGATCAACATTACTAAAGGTGAGAAGATTGCAATCATTGGAACTAACGGCGTCGGAAAGACCACTCTTTTAAAAACGTTGATGAAACAGATTGAACCGGATACAGGAAAGGTGGCGATGGGAGATTCGGTCACTTCTTCCATTTTTCCACAGGATCATAGAGAAGGTATATTAGAAGATGCTGATACACTTGTGGACTGGCTTTACAGATACGCCGATCCAGGAACCGAGATGGAGGAAATCAGGGCGATATTAGGAAGAATGTTGTTCAGTGGGGATATGGCCAAAAAACCAACGAATGTACTTTCTGGAGGAGAAAAATCCAGACTGATCATCGGAAGGATGATCATTTCCGGAGATAACCTTTTGGCCCTGGACGAACCTACAAACCATTTGGATTTGGAGACGATAGAAGCTCTGAACTATGCGCTTTCCATATTTGAAGGAACTGTAATATTCGTTTCTCATGATAGAGAATTCGTGTCTTCACTCGCGACCCGTGTGATCGAGGTTTCCACTGAAGGAATCCGTGATTTTAAAGGAACTTATGAAGACTTTTTAGAAAGAGAAGGGGCTGAGTTTTATAAACGTTTATCCGGTGGTCCCGTTTTAGCTGAGACTTAA
- a CDS encoding motility associated factor glycosyltransferase family protein, with protein MIYSTSSVLEKNLKSLSIVFPLIREKILKSIATSSSNVSQLEGTDTSASPVFSISQVSTFSSSLEIKTSKTGHPVLIAEGIALHSLMDPITESKRLLEGLKKEDEERVFLFFGAGIGYVVQESLKFKNVTAVWMEVVPEVLRYALSIFDYSDFLESGRLRILLSPILEEDLYSAFRGISGFPISFIPHRGSNRWKKDSYEELRFISESFFHKKDVNISTLTRFEKIWTRNFISNLPQLTSMQPIRSLFGICKGKADILVCGAGPSLILSLNDIKTYKKNLILIAVDTALMVLWNFGIDPDLVFSVDPQVLNTKYLEGYNGNAKIVFDPTSSYHSLRLPGEFKNGFFTSSPFPLIRILSSKPEEEIGVVDFGGSVSTNAVSLAEKMKARNILLVGQDLSFPNKLAHCKGAVLEERLNHVESRKLRREYHNHKQMTALPVKKAVSIRGGEIRTNEKLLIFKKWFEEHPKKSPWFNFGKDGVVLDGIPNMDFSKYIQENECDLKFVESIRNQILFISEKERLESDFLNYKSHFSQAYVSETNSFSKNEDDVAQNFSRFISKKKILSELNVLSDQLKGFIEKVTQGRILSERLYFQVKEENRFKDQILKNLKEMDRIDEEVSSRKGLTEILGLSIQRTVLMITEGYEGGLTLEEKKNERLGIAKKSFLLYQGLEEACKLHSKLILKTIKRMKFD; from the coding sequence ATGATCTATTCGACTTCGTCGGTTCTTGAAAAAAACTTAAAAAGTTTATCCATTGTTTTCCCTTTGATACGGGAAAAAATTCTTAAATCGATTGCAACTTCTTCTTCGAATGTATCCCAGTTAGAAGGAACTGACACTTCAGCTTCTCCGGTATTTTCCATTTCTCAGGTTTCAACTTTTAGTTCTTCTCTAGAAATCAAAACTTCCAAAACCGGACATCCCGTTTTAATTGCAGAAGGTATCGCGCTTCACAGTTTAATGGATCCGATCACTGAATCCAAACGTCTTCTGGAAGGTTTAAAAAAAGAGGATGAGGAAAGAGTTTTTCTTTTTTTTGGTGCCGGAATCGGTTATGTAGTTCAAGAAAGTTTAAAGTTTAAGAATGTAACTGCCGTTTGGATGGAAGTTGTTCCTGAAGTTTTACGTTATGCGCTTTCTATTTTTGATTACTCAGATTTTTTAGAATCCGGTAGACTTAGGATTTTATTGTCTCCTATTTTAGAAGAAGATCTTTATTCCGCTTTTAGAGGGATTTCGGGTTTTCCGATCAGTTTTATTCCGCATCGAGGAAGTAATCGATGGAAAAAAGATTCATACGAAGAACTACGTTTTATCTCTGAAAGTTTTTTCCATAAAAAGGACGTAAATATTTCCACTTTAACTCGTTTTGAAAAGATCTGGACTCGGAATTTTATTTCCAATCTTCCTCAACTTACATCGATGCAGCCGATACGTTCTTTATTCGGAATTTGTAAAGGTAAGGCGGACATTCTCGTTTGTGGGGCCGGACCTTCTTTGATTCTTTCTTTGAATGATATTAAAACTTATAAAAAGAATTTGATTTTAATCGCTGTGGATACCGCGTTGATGGTTCTTTGGAATTTTGGAATTGATCCGGATCTGGTTTTTTCTGTCGATCCTCAGGTTCTTAATACGAAATATTTGGAAGGTTATAACGGCAATGCTAAGATCGTTTTCGATCCTACTTCTTCGTATCATTCTTTGAGACTACCCGGTGAATTTAAAAACGGTTTTTTTACTTCTTCTCCGTTTCCTTTGATTCGAATTCTTTCTTCTAAACCAGAAGAAGAAATTGGAGTTGTGGATTTTGGAGGATCTGTTTCGACTAACGCTGTCAGTCTTGCGGAAAAGATGAAAGCAAGGAATATTCTTCTTGTGGGTCAGGATCTTTCTTTTCCAAATAAACTTGCACATTGTAAGGGTGCCGTTTTAGAAGAGAGACTTAATCATGTAGAATCCAGAAAACTGAGAAGGGAATATCATAATCATAAACAGATGACCGCTCTTCCCGTAAAAAAAGCGGTTTCGATTCGAGGTGGAGAAATTAGGACTAATGAAAAACTTCTTATTTTCAAAAAATGGTTCGAGGAACATCCTAAAAAAAGCCCTTGGTTCAATTTCGGAAAAGACGGAGTTGTTTTAGATGGAATTCCTAATATGGACTTTTCAAAATACATTCAAGAAAATGAATGTGATTTGAAGTTTGTGGAATCGATCCGGAACCAAATTCTTTTTATCTCCGAAAAAGAACGACTCGAATCTGATTTTTTAAACTATAAATCCCATTTCTCACAAGCGTATGTTAGCGAAACAAATTCATTTTCAAAAAACGAAGACGATGTTGCACAAAACTTTTCCCGATTTATATCGAAGAAAAAAATTCTTTCCGAATTGAATGTGTTATCTGATCAATTAAAGGGTTTTATTGAAAAAGTAACTCAAGGTAGAATTCTTTCGGAGCGTCTGTATTTTCAAGTAAAAGAAGAAAACCGTTTTAAAGATCAGATTCTGAAAAATTTAAAAGAGATGGACCGTATTGATGAAGAAGTTTCTTCCCGTAAAGGACTTACTGAAATTTTAGGTTTAAGTATTCAAAGAACCGTTTTGATGATCACGGAGGGTTATGAAGGTGGTTTGACTTTGGAAGAAAAGAAAAATGAAAGATTAGGAATCGCTAAAAAAAGTTTTCTTTTGTATCAAGGGTTGGAAGAAGCTTGTAAACTTCATTCTAAGTTAATTTTAAAAACGATCAAACGTATGAAGTTCGACTAA
- a CDS encoding penicillin-binding protein, whose protein sequence is MNSRKTRLTILFSFLCILFCVLTGRVIFLTFWNEREVVLKTGDRIMRGAIYDRRGIELAMTVDSATIGIYPANIYDPNFTAVQLAPYLDMSAEKIEAMIREKSRYFLLKREIDESLGNKIMDLALPGVRREKEYKRVYPHGNLASSLIGFTGMDDDRALSGLEVQYNQDLMTPTESDSSRGSNLHLTIDGLIQYKLEKALGKRFEETGSKKAIGILMEINTGKILASASFPAFDPNQYNESGEDSHTNWAIRHVYEPGSTMKIFLASVLFNENLIRSDEKFHCPGYVELGKTKIKCTEAHGHLNLEEILQYSCNVGIIKASQKIPETLLYDYMKKFQFGEKTGFLPNESAGYFPPLKKWTPATSMFMAIGQGISVTPIQLVASAASVVNGGRMLTPRVVSHFSDSYGEILHEFKTQETPIGIRDYTTEKILRAMTRVVQSGTGKNAYIQEYSIAGKTGTGQKAVSGKGYVEGLWSASFLGFFPAERPKIVGLILFDEPKGGTHSGGGLAAPVFKEVVENIIPIIEQGERTLNVSLKRFQRKNIKETNVDGIPDLIGKSKREVLEIVRPLGISVKFHGSGFCYEQEPAPGKKTGDRRLNLYFK, encoded by the coding sequence ATGAATTCCCGTAAAACCAGACTCACGATTCTATTTTCTTTTCTTTGTATTTTATTTTGTGTACTAACCGGAAGAGTTATCTTCCTCACGTTTTGGAATGAACGAGAAGTGGTTCTAAAAACTGGAGATAGAATCATGAGAGGAGCGATCTACGATCGAAGAGGAATCGAACTCGCTATGACCGTGGATTCGGCAACGATCGGAATTTATCCAGCAAATATCTACGATCCAAATTTTACAGCAGTTCAATTGGCTCCTTACTTGGATATGTCTGCCGAAAAAATCGAAGCTATGATTCGAGAAAAGAGTCGTTATTTTCTTTTAAAGAGAGAAATCGACGAATCTCTTGGTAACAAAATTATGGATCTTGCACTTCCAGGTGTAAGAAGAGAAAAGGAATATAAACGAGTTTATCCACATGGCAATCTCGCTTCCAGTTTGATCGGTTTTACAGGAATGGACGACGACCGGGCACTTTCCGGTTTGGAAGTTCAATACAATCAAGACTTAATGACTCCAACTGAATCTGATTCGTCTAGAGGTAGTAATTTACATCTGACTATTGATGGTTTGATCCAGTATAAACTTGAAAAGGCTCTCGGAAAAAGATTCGAAGAAACCGGTTCTAAAAAAGCCATCGGAATTTTAATGGAGATCAATACCGGAAAGATTCTTGCATCTGCTTCCTTTCCTGCATTCGATCCAAATCAATATAACGAATCGGGAGAAGATTCCCATACAAATTGGGCGATTCGTCACGTCTACGAACCGGGTTCTACGATGAAAATTTTTTTGGCATCCGTACTATTCAATGAAAATCTAATACGTTCGGACGAGAAGTTTCACTGTCCCGGATATGTGGAACTTGGAAAAACAAAAATCAAATGTACGGAAGCTCACGGACATTTGAACTTAGAGGAAATCCTTCAATATTCCTGCAACGTTGGAATCATCAAGGCTTCTCAAAAAATCCCGGAAACATTACTTTATGATTATATGAAGAAGTTTCAATTTGGAGAAAAAACAGGATTTCTACCGAACGAATCCGCGGGTTATTTTCCTCCTTTGAAAAAATGGACTCCCGCTACTTCTATGTTTATGGCGATCGGTCAAGGAATTTCGGTGACACCGATTCAATTGGTTGCTTCGGCGGCTTCCGTTGTCAATGGAGGAAGGATGTTAACTCCTAGAGTGGTTTCTCATTTCAGCGATTCTTACGGAGAAATTCTTCACGAGTTTAAAACTCAAGAAACTCCGATTGGAATTAGAGACTACACTACGGAAAAAATTCTCAGAGCGATGACTAGAGTGGTTCAATCCGGAACCGGAAAAAACGCTTACATTCAGGAATATTCGATCGCTGGCAAAACTGGAACCGGTCAAAAAGCCGTCTCCGGAAAGGGTTATGTGGAAGGTTTGTGGTCCGCTTCTTTTTTAGGATTTTTTCCGGCGGAACGACCTAAGATTGTGGGTTTGATTCTTTTTGACGAACCGAAAGGTGGAACTCATTCCGGAGGAGGGTTGGCCGCTCCGGTTTTTAAAGAAGTTGTGGAAAATATCATTCCAATTATTGAACAAGGAGAACGAACCTTAAACGTTTCTCTCAAACGTTTTCAAAGGAAGAACATAAAGGAGACTAATGTTGATGGGATTCCGGATCTAATTGGAAAAAGCAAACGAGAAGTTTTAGAAATAGTAAGACCTCTCGGAATTTCGGTTAAATTTCATGGAAGCGGATTTTGTTACGAGCAGGAACCCGCTCCTGGAAAAAAGACCGGAGATAGAAGACTTAATTTATATTTCAAATAA